Proteins from a single region of Hordeum vulgare subsp. vulgare chromosome 6H, MorexV3_pseudomolecules_assembly, whole genome shotgun sequence:
- the LOC123403450 gene encoding myosin-3: MSRVPKWKIEKAKVKVVFRLQFHATNIPSTGWDKLFLSFISADTGKVTAKTNKANVRNGSCKWPDPIYEATRLLQDSRTKTYDDKLYKLVVAMGTSRSSILGEVDVNLAEFAEAVKPVSIALPFRGCDFGTVLHITAQLLSTKTGFREFEQQRETGARSSQQLVNQRSHDPSEVAVASSDVGGDKANARTKLKETSLGFPVAEDSAGSTEDYENSSHNSDGYFAEKNDPCGSHEISSFRSIHSGDLPLCPTSQSPTPEKGPFRGKRLSPQGSSDWSHGWSPEFSASHDLAAARDENNRLKTRLEVAESAFSQLKSEATSLQDVTDKLGSETQGLANQLAVELMSRSELSTEVSFLRTECSSLKRELEEMKSAKPLQHKADGGNGVLATDSSVHNLQTEWLHGLLLLESKLQQTRNNALHGLQASDLDFLLADIGALQRVIENLKQGVQLGQMKENNYQEHLVPPSSVAHQSSSGRDHDSDKKNTGSTATMEEKMCGLLQKLEDSKTEKENLLEKMSQIERYYESFIHKLEENQKQTANELENLRKEHNSCFYTVSVLQAQKQKMHDEMNDQLMRFADDRTALEAQNKEFERRAVATETALKRVRWNYSAAVDRLQKDLELLSFQVLSMYESSETLAKQPIVEDTENFPEEHSAIADLHGTIEHDQDRPVVKQRGTEGLHEATASQMFSTENGTSRSFSYKMDGQQNLLRAAKIEELCSRSEIICIPDSQVNCSNTEGPKDASSTMESDILETYAVNIQWQVFSDVLRESHYTALDMIKQMQGRLYMLEKELRDSNDARESLMLKLNSALDQSKSLKESESGYIFKCDDLTVKNQILEAKLKDISVENALLMERLVVSETLVEEHKTCESKYNACTEERKRFENLLMKESQLTSQLKDELRSVMEDFEGVKDELRKQSSLISEQQIVSTSLQEQLSILCSKLISLSKDIDIPCLDDVSLLHELENKNYAAVIASLEIFQQQACQKVLHLHHEKEALEEMCDVLRKRSDKSETELLDVKRKFHFDMAGTEEKLNISEGHVEKLQQELQEMVHKFEIISEAQEQHSISNGDLTSKLAKMEVELRIVTSENETLVEKMKDIAAVVQELERTKVTLAESDEDNKTLAQSLQSKGELLMHMENEIRGLQNCLSCTEENLLREKTTREDLESALASLTSQLSEKDEVLLSYNEDKTELLHLRDQISDMSKENSLMQDALSESEQIKRDLSCKNCSLHSQLSNAENQLGTILEDLLATEIEASYMISQVEEVAVQLDFLKNDFGKLQLKNRDADELLRGHMLTVAELTDRNATLESAIHSQEINFARVVQEKEGLEELMKRNEQTLAQVSNSESRDTSVSINNSEAELKYQDEIVQLRDVQTNLEEHVDGLRSAKDEVEILNVVLKSKLEEQHTEMSSLLHDSGYQLTSLKEQNKELTQKLAEQTLKAEEFKNLSIQLRELKEKAEAGKKEKEGSLFAIQDSLRIAFIKEQYESKVQELKSQVFVSKKYSEEMLLKLQSALDEVETGRKNEIALAKRIEELSMKVSELEVEMQDLSADKRELSNAYDSIITDLECTKLNFDCCKEEKQRIEASLQDCSEERNRIRVELDLVKKLLENMALTDHIPSSDGSGSCIPRATSIGQILGDVKSESTPELIPNITEVDSELKEDEGRIPSTHISSNVAESEDAGKSDEHPHAKHAPTKNLENCHKQCEASLETHPTVDNTIKDISKEHKKLANDLNLFQKELERLKTENSSPLLPLDINLIDPSLSGLERALSQLDMANEHLRSIFPSFKELPGSGNALERVLALELELAEALQAKKKTDILFQSSFLKQHNDESAVFQSFRDINELIQDTIELRRKQVAVESELEEMQGRYSELSLQFAEVEGERQKLAMTLKARSPRKY, translated from the exons ATGTCACGGGTGCCAAAATGGAAGATTGAAAAGGCCAAAGTTAAAGTTGTATTCCGGCTGCAATTCCATGCAACAAAT ATTCCATCTACAGGATGGGACAAGTTGTTTTTGTCCTTTATCTCTGCTGATACAGGAAAGGTAACTGCAAAAACAAATAAAGCGAATGTGAGGAATGGAAGCTGCAAATGGCCAGATCCTATTTACGAAGCAACCCGACTTCTTCAGGATTCTAGGACCAAGACATATGATGACAAGCTCTACAAGCTTGTTGTGGCCATG GGGACTTCTCGATCTAGCATTCTTGGGGAGGTCGATGTTAATCTTGCCGAATTTGCAGAAGCAGTGAAGCCTGTTTCAATCGCACTTCCTTTTCGTGGTTGCGACTTTGGAACTGTATTACAT ATCACGGCACAACTGCTCAGCACCAAAACTGGCTTCAG GGAGTTTGAACAGCAAAGAGAAACTGGTGCCAGAAGTTCTCAGCAGCTAGTGAATCAAAGAAGTCACGATCCTTCTGAAGTTGCTGTTGCTTCATCCGATGTTGGTGGTGATAAG GCTAACGCAAGGACCAAGTTAAAAGAAACTTCTTTGGGGTTCCCTGTGGCTGAAGATTCTGCGGGCTCAACCGAAGATTACGAAAATTCGTCACATAATTCAGATGGTTATTTTGCCGAAAAGAATGATCCATGTGGCAGTCATGAAATCAGTAGCTTTAGGAGCATACACTCAGGTGATTTACCACTGTGTCCGACAAGTCAAAGCCCTACACCAGAGAAGGGGCCATTTCGGGGTAAGCGTCTTTCACCACAAGGGAGCAGTGATTGGAGTCATGGTTGGAGTCCTGAGTTCTCTGCTAGTCATGATCTTGCTGCTGCTCGTGACGAGAATAATCGACTCAAGACCAGATTGGAGGTGGCCGAGTCAGCCTTTTCTCAGCTCAAGTCTGAAGCAACATCCCTGCAAGATGTCACTGACAAATTAGGCAGTGAAACGCAGGGCCTAGCTAATCAGCTTGCTGTTGAACTTATGTCACGCAGCGAGCTCAGTACTGAAGTATCCTTCCTAAGGACAGAATGTTCTAGTTTGAAAAGAGAGTTGGAAGAAATGAAATCTGCTAAACCCTTGCAGCATAAGGCTGATGGAGGAAATGGTGTTCTTGCTACAGATAGTTCAGTACATAATCTCCAAACAGAATGGTTGCATGGCTTGCTGCTTCTTGAAAGTAAACTGCAGCAGACCAGAAATAATGCTCTCCATGGACTTCAAGCAAGTGATCTTGATTTCCTTCTTGCTGATATAGGGGCTCTTCAGCGTGTGATTGAGAACCTGAAGCAAGGTGTTCAGCTTGGACAAATGAAAGAAAATAACTATCAAGAACATTTGGTTCCACCATCCAGTGTTGCCCATCAATCAAGCTCCGGACGTGATCATGATTCCGACAAGAAAAACACTGGCAGTACAGCCACGATGGAGGAAAAAATGTGTGGGCTCTTGCAGAAGCTGGAGGACTCAAAAACTGAGAAGGAGAATCTGCTTGAGAAGATGAGCCAGATTGAGCGCTACTACGAATCTTTTATCCACAAGCTTGAGGAAAACCAGAAGCAGACTGCAAACGAATTGGAAAATCTCAGAAAAGAACACAATTCTTGTTTCTACACAGTTTCTGTCCTCCAAGCCCAGAAGCAgaaaatgcatgatgagatgAATGACCAACTAATGAGATTTGCTGATGACAGAACAGCTTTAGAAGCTCAAAATAAGGAGTTCGAGAGGAGGGCTGTTGCTACGGAAACAGCACTTAAGAGGGTCCGATGGAATTATTCTGCTGCTGTTGATCGTCTACAGAAAGACCTCGAGTTGCTGTCCTTTCAGGTTCTCTCTATGTATGAGTCAAGTGAAACTCTTGCAAAGCAACCCATTGTAGAAGATACTGAGAATTTTCCTGAAGAGCATTCTGCAATAGCAGATTTACACGGTACTATAGAACATGACCAAGACAGGCCTGTTGTCAAACAACGGGGAACTGAAGGTCTTCATGAGGCAACTGCATCTCAAATGTTTTCAACTGAAAATGGTACATCACGTagttttagctacaaaatggatgGCCAGCAAAACCTCCTTCGGGCTGCCAAAATTGAAGAACTTTGTAGCAGATCTGAAATCATTTGTATTCCTGATTCACAGGTGAACTGCTCCAACACCGAAGGACCAAAAGATGCTTCTTCCACAATGGAATCTGATATTTTAGAAACGTACGCTGTTAACATTCAGTGGCAGGTGTTCTCCGATGTGCTACGGGAATCTCACTATACTGCACTGGATATGATTAAGCAAATGCAGGGAAGGCTATACATGCTAGAAAAAGAACTCCGTGACTCTAATGATGCTAGGGAGTCTTTAATGCTCAAGTTAAACTCTGCACTGGACCAATCAAAAAGTTTGAAAGAAAGTGAATCAGGATACATTTTCAAGTGTGATGATCTTACAGTGAAGAACCAAATATTAGAAGCAAAGCTCAAAGATATTTCAGTTGAAAATGCTTTACTTATGGAAAGGCTCGTGGTATCTGAAACACTTGTTGAGGAACATAAAACTTGTGAAAGCAAGTACAATGCCTGCACTGAAGAAAGGAAGAGATTTGAGAACCTTTTAATGAAAGAAAGTCAGCTAACTAGTCAGCTCAAGGATGAGCTCAGATCAGTAATGGAAGATTTTGAGGGAGTGAAAGATGAATTACGTAAGCAGTCCTCCTTAATCAGTGAACAGCAAATTGTTTCTACATCACTTCAAGAGCAACTGAGCATCCTATGCTCTAAACTTATTTCTTTGAGCAAGGACATCGACATTCCATGCTTGGATGACGTATCTTTGCTACATGAACTTGAGAACAAGAATTACGCTGCTGTCATAGCAAGCTTGGAAATCTTCCAGCAGCAAGCATGCCAGAAGGTGCTTCATCTCCATCACGAAAAGGAGGCATTGGAAGAAATGTGCGATGTTCTCCGGAAGAGATCAGACAAGTCTGAAACAGAATTGCTTGATGTGAAGCGGAAGTTTCATTTTGATATGGCTGGAacagaagaaaagttgaatattTCTGAGGGACATGTAGAGAAGCTTCAGCAGGAACTGCAGGAAATGGTACACAAATTTGAGATTATCTCAGAGGCTCAAGAACAACACTCAATCAGCAATGGTGATTTAACATCAAAGTTGGCAAAAATGGAAGTTGAGCTGCGGATTGTCACCAGTGAGAATGAGACTCTTGTTGAAAAGATGAAAGACATTGCTGCTGTTGTTCAGGAACTTGAGAGGACCAAAGTAACTCTTGCAGAATCCGACGAAGATAACAAAACTTTGGCCCAGTCTCTACAGTCTAAAGGCGAACTGTTGATGCACATGGAAAATGAAATCAGAGGTTTGCAAAATTGTCTGAGCTGTACTGAGGAAAATTTGCTAAGAGAAAAGACAACGAGGGAAGATCTTGAATCTgccctcgcaagtcttacatctcaACTTAGTGAGAAGGATGAGGTCCTGCTATCTTACAATGAGGACAAAACAGAGTTACTTCATCTGAGGGACCAGATTTCGGACATGAGTAAAGAAAACAGTTTGATGCAAGATGCTCTTTCAGAAAGTGAGCAAATCAAAAGGGACCTCAGTTGTAAGAATTGCTCTCTTCACTCCCAGCTCTCCAATGCTGAAAATCAGTTAGGAACAATTCTGGAGGACTTGCTTGCCACTGAAATTGAAGCTAGTTATATGATAAGTCAGGTTGAGGAGGTTGCCGTGCAACTTGAttttttaaaaaatgattttgggaAGCTTCAGCTTAAGAACAGAGATGCTGACGAGTTATTAAGggggcacatgttgactgtagcagAATTAACTGACAGAAATGCCACACTTGAATCAGCTATCCATTCTCAAGAAATCAACTTTGCCAGGGTTGTTCAAGAGAAGGAAGGGCTTGAAGAGCTTATGAAAAGAAACGAACAAACATTGGCTCAGGTTAGCAATAGCGAGTCTCGAGATACATCGGTATCAATTAATAACAGTGAGGCAGAATTGAAGTATCAAGATGAGATTGTGCAGCTTAGAGATGTGCAGACAAATCTTGAAGAGCAtgttgatggtttgagatcagcGAAAGATGAAGTTGAAATTCTAAACGTGGTTCTGAAATCGAAATTGGAGGAACAGCATACTGAGATGTCATCACTGCTACATGATTCTGGATATCAGTTGACAAGTTTAAAAGAACAGAACAAAGAGCTTACACAAAAACTTGCTGAACAAACTCTGAAGGCAGAAGAGTTCAAGAATCTGTCTATCCAGTTGAGAGAGCTAAAAGAAAAGGCTGAAGCTGGGAAAAAGGAGAAAGAGGGGTCGTTGTTCGCCATACAAGATTCCCTTAGAATTGCATTTATCAAAGAGCAATATGAATCAAAGGTTCAAGAGCTTAAAAGTCAGGTGTTTGTCTCTAAAAAGTATTCTGAAGAGATGTTACTGAAGTTACAAAGTGCTTTGGATGAGGTTGAAACTGGGAGGAAAAACGAAATTGCTCTGGCTAAAAGAATTGAAGAGCTATCAATGAAAGTTTCTGAACTGGAGGTGGAGATGCAGGATTTATCTGCTGATAAAAGAGAGTTGTCTAATGCATATGACAGCATAATTACGGACCTGGAATGCACAAAATTGAACTTCGATTGCTGTAAAGAAGAAAAGCAGAGGATTGAGGCCTCTCTTCAGGATTGCAGCGAGGAACGCAATAGAATAAGGGTGGAGCTTGACCTAGTGAAAAAGTTGCTGGAAAATATGGCATTAACCGACCATATCCCATCATCTGATGGTTCTGGATCATGCATCCCTCGTGCCACATCTATCGGGCAAATTCTGGGAGATGTTAAATCTGAGTCTACACCGGAGTTAATACCAAATATAACAGAAGTTGATTCAGAATTAAAGGAAGATGAAGGTAGAATCCCTAGCACACATATTTCATCAAATGTAGCAGAATCAGAGGATGCTGGCAAGTCTGATGAGCATCCACATGCCAAGCACGCACCGACAAAGAACCTGGAG AATTGCCATAAGCAATGCGAGGCATCATTGGAGACTCATCCAACTGTCGACAATACAATCAAAGATATTTCTAAAGAGCATAAGAAATTGGCAAATGACTTGAATCTCTTCCAGAAAGAG CTCGAAAGACTCAAAACTGAGAATtcatcccctcttcttccccttgaCATTAATCTTATTGATCCGTCGCTCAGTGGTTTGGAAAGGGCGTTATCACAGCTTGATATG GCAAATGAACATTTGCGAAGCATTTTCCCTTCATTTAAAGAGCTTCCTGGTTCTGGAAATGCCTTGGAAAGAGTACTTGCTTTGGAGCTTGAGTTGGCAGAAGCGCTGCAAGCAAAGAAGAAGACAGACATCCTTTTCCAGAG CTCATTCTTGAAGCAACACAACGACGAATCAGCGGTGTTCCAAAGCTTCAGGGATATCAACGAGCTAATACAGGATACAATTGAGTTGAGGAGAAAACAAGTGGCTGTCGAGAGCGAGCTAGAGGAAATGCAGGGCAGGTACTCGGAGCTCAGCTTGCAGTTTGCCGAGGTGGAAGGCGAACGGCAGAAACTCGCAATGACCCTGAAAGCCCGGTCACCCAGGAAATATTAg